The Cellulomonas sp. P24 genome contains a region encoding:
- a CDS encoding ABC transporter permease gives MSDTAPAPAPAPAPVAAPGDEAPEPSRTETILREMLASSWLVTTLAIVLALVISGVLIAAADTTVQSTATYLFARPSDFLSATWHAVSGAYAALFQGSIFDTSAPTFVRAIKPLTETMTVAVPIILAGLGLGIGFRAGMFNIGAQGQIILGAVFGGYIGFAFSLPVGLHLLLAVVGAAIGGGLWAGIAGFLKARTGANEVIVTIMLNNIAIYLIGYLLTTSAFQRPGSNNPISPPIKASALYPNLLGSQFRLHAGFLVAIAATVFVWWLMDRSTIGFRFRAVGANSKAARTAGISVNANYIWVMVIAGALAGLAGSAQVLGTEKVLSIDVAASFGFDAITVALLGRSKPFGTFMAGLLFGALRAGGFAMQARTGTPIDIVLVVQSLIVLFIAAPPLVRSVFRLSTSPGKSRRSRRTVKEVAA, from the coding sequence GTGAGCGACACTGCACCTGCACCCGCACCCGCACCCGCACCCGTTGCCGCGCCCGGGGACGAGGCGCCTGAGCCGTCTCGGACCGAGACGATCCTGCGCGAGATGCTGGCGAGCAGCTGGCTCGTCACGACCCTGGCGATCGTGCTCGCCCTGGTGATCTCCGGCGTGCTCATCGCCGCGGCGGACACCACCGTGCAGAGCACGGCCACCTACCTGTTCGCCCGGCCGAGCGACTTCCTGTCCGCGACGTGGCACGCGGTCTCGGGTGCGTACGCCGCGCTCTTCCAGGGCTCGATCTTCGACACGAGCGCCCCGACCTTCGTCCGCGCGATCAAGCCGCTCACCGAGACCATGACGGTCGCGGTGCCGATCATCCTCGCGGGCCTCGGGCTCGGGATCGGCTTCCGGGCCGGGATGTTCAACATCGGTGCCCAGGGCCAGATCATCCTGGGTGCGGTGTTCGGGGGCTACATCGGGTTCGCCTTCTCGTTGCCGGTCGGGCTGCACCTGCTCCTCGCGGTGGTGGGGGCCGCGATCGGTGGTGGCCTGTGGGCCGGCATCGCGGGCTTCCTCAAGGCCCGGACCGGTGCCAACGAGGTGATCGTCACGATCATGCTCAACAACATCGCGATCTACCTGATCGGCTACCTGCTGACCACGTCGGCGTTCCAGCGCCCGGGGAGCAACAACCCGATCTCGCCGCCCATCAAGGCCTCTGCGCTGTACCCGAACCTGCTGGGTAGCCAGTTCCGGCTGCATGCGGGCTTCCTCGTGGCGATCGCCGCGACCGTGTTCGTCTGGTGGCTCATGGACCGCTCGACGATCGGGTTCCGGTTCCGGGCCGTGGGTGCCAACTCGAAGGCGGCCCGTACCGCGGGCATCTCGGTGAACGCGAACTACATCTGGGTGATGGTGATCGCCGGGGCGCTGGCCGGTCTTGCCGGGTCGGCGCAGGTCCTCGGGACCGAGAAGGTCCTCTCGATCGACGTCGCGGCGAGCTTCGGCTTCGACGCGATCACCGTCGCGCTGCTCGGACGCTCGAAGCCGTTCGGGACGTTCATGGCGGGGCTGCTCTTCGGCGCGCTGCGCGCCGGCGGGTTCGCGATGCAGGCCCGCACGGGCACCCCGATCGACATCGTCCTCGTCGTGCAGTCGCTGATCGTGCTGTTCATCGCGGCGCCGCCGCTCGTCCGGTCGGTCTTCCGGCTGTCGACGTCCCCAGGGAAGTCCCGGCGATCGCGCCGGACCGTCAAGGAGGTCGCTGCGTGA
- a CDS encoding ABC transporter permease, with product MSTVTASPQGTAAPSSPRSAPLPPISWRAPIVYGALGVLTFVAFGLLPASGKYTTFTFSTGTDFFSIAPFRVPSKSAAIVLTVIAMAIAVVSYLATRNRRHLGAWLPAVFGIVEVLALLTWAVAGKSNPLPVTGLLAGSLFLATPLVFGSLSGLLCEHSGIINIAIEGQLLAGAFLAAVVGSLTGNAYLGLVAAPIAGVLVALLLILFAVKYRVDQIIVGVVLNVLVVGVTSYLFSTVLKDNAATWNSPPRLATLSIPLLSKIPIIGPVLFQQNALVYVMYVVVIVLQIMLFRSRWGLRMRSVGEHPLAADTVGIKVNRTRMRSTMLGGAVAGLGGAFFTVAAGLAFGKEMTGGKGFIALAAMILGRWSPKGAVAAALLFGFSDNLQVVLGIIGTPIPSQIMLMTPYAVTIFAVAGLVGRVRAPAAEGIPYVK from the coding sequence GTGAGCACCGTGACCGCATCGCCGCAGGGCACCGCCGCCCCGTCGTCACCCCGGAGCGCGCCGCTCCCTCCGATCAGCTGGCGCGCGCCGATCGTCTACGGCGCGCTCGGTGTCCTCACGTTCGTGGCGTTCGGCCTGCTGCCTGCCAGCGGGAAGTACACGACGTTCACCTTCTCGACCGGGACGGACTTCTTCTCGATCGCGCCGTTCCGGGTGCCGTCCAAGTCGGCGGCGATCGTGCTGACCGTCATCGCCATGGCCATCGCCGTCGTCTCCTACCTGGCGACCCGGAACCGACGTCACCTGGGAGCCTGGCTCCCGGCCGTCTTCGGGATCGTCGAGGTGCTGGCGCTCCTGACCTGGGCCGTCGCCGGCAAGTCGAACCCGCTCCCGGTGACCGGGCTGCTCGCCGGTTCGCTGTTCCTCGCGACCCCGCTCGTGTTCGGGTCGCTCTCGGGCCTGCTGTGCGAGCACTCAGGGATCATCAACATCGCCATCGAGGGGCAGCTGCTGGCCGGTGCGTTCCTGGCCGCCGTCGTCGGCAGCCTGACCGGCAACGCGTACCTCGGCCTCGTCGCGGCCCCGATCGCCGGGGTGCTGGTGGCCCTCCTGCTGATCCTGTTCGCCGTCAAGTACCGCGTCGACCAGATCATCGTCGGCGTCGTGCTCAACGTGCTGGTCGTCGGGGTCACGAGCTACCTGTTCTCGACGGTGCTCAAGGACAACGCGGCGACGTGGAACTCGCCGCCGCGCCTCGCGACCCTGTCGATCCCGCTGCTCTCCAAGATCCCGATCATCGGGCCGGTGCTGTTCCAGCAGAACGCGCTCGTGTACGTCATGTACGTCGTCGTCATCGTGCTGCAGATCATGCTGTTCCGGAGCCGATGGGGTCTGCGGATGCGGTCGGTCGGCGAGCACCCGCTCGCGGCGGACACGGTGGGGATCAAGGTCAACCGGACCCGCATGCGCAGCACCATGCTCGGCGGGGCCGTGGCCGGCCTGGGTGGCGCGTTCTTCACGGTCGCGGCCGGGCTGGCGTTCGGCAAGGAGATGACCGGCGGCAAGGGGTTCATCGCCCTCGCGGCGATGATCCTCGGACGGTGGAGCCCGAAGGGCGCGGTGGCAGCAGCGCTGCTGTTCGGGTTCTCGGACAACCTCCAGGTGGTCCTGGGGATCATCGGGACGCCGATCCCCAGCCAGATCATGCTGATGACCCCGTATGCGGTGACGATCTTCGCCGTCGCCGGACTCGTCGGCCGGGTGCGCGCGCCCGCGGCCGAGGGAATCCCGTACGTCAAGTGA
- a CDS encoding adenosine deaminase — MTVDTDRIAALPTVLLHDHLDGGVRPGTIVELAAQLGQDLPTTDPEELQQWFVREAGTVVVDGVATGSLEKYLQTFAVTLGVMQTADGLRRVAREAIVDLAADGVAYVEERFAPELHTMRGLGVQDVVDAVRQGFEDGVAEAAAAGRSISAGMLITAMRQNDRWDEMAELALANRDRGVVGFDIAGPERGFPATRHLSAFRRLRDASFPVTVHAGEADGLASIAAAVHEVGASRLGHGVRIIDDIEIVAPAEASVLEQAETARLGNLAHWVRDHQIALEICPTSNTQTGAARSLAEHPITLLERLGFAVTVNTDNRLQSDTSMTHELTGLVDEAGWSIADVRDVTLNAARSSFLHHDERQALVARIEGAGRSPGRHSA; from the coding sequence ATGACCGTCGACACGGACCGGATCGCTGCGCTCCCCACGGTCCTCCTGCACGACCACCTCGACGGTGGCGTGAGACCGGGGACGATCGTCGAGCTCGCGGCGCAACTCGGCCAGGACCTGCCGACGACCGACCCGGAAGAGCTCCAGCAGTGGTTCGTCCGCGAGGCGGGCACGGTGGTGGTCGACGGTGTCGCGACAGGCTCGCTCGAGAAGTACCTCCAGACCTTCGCGGTGACGCTCGGGGTGATGCAGACGGCCGACGGGCTGCGCCGGGTCGCTCGTGAGGCGATCGTCGACCTCGCGGCGGACGGTGTCGCGTACGTCGAGGAACGGTTCGCGCCCGAGCTCCACACGATGCGTGGCCTCGGGGTGCAGGACGTGGTCGACGCGGTCCGGCAGGGCTTCGAGGACGGCGTCGCCGAGGCCGCAGCAGCGGGACGGTCGATCTCGGCCGGGATGCTGATCACGGCGATGCGCCAGAACGACCGGTGGGACGAGATGGCCGAGCTCGCGCTCGCGAACCGGGATCGCGGCGTGGTCGGGTTCGACATCGCCGGTCCGGAGCGCGGGTTCCCGGCGACGCGGCACCTGTCGGCGTTCCGACGGCTGCGCGACGCGAGCTTCCCGGTGACCGTGCACGCAGGTGAGGCCGACGGCCTCGCGTCGATCGCAGCGGCGGTGCACGAGGTCGGCGCGAGCAGGCTCGGCCACGGCGTGCGGATCATCGACGACATCGAGATCGTCGCTCCCGCGGAGGCGTCCGTGCTCGAGCAGGCAGAGACCGCGCGGCTCGGGAACCTCGCGCACTGGGTTCGCGACCACCAGATCGCCCTGGAGATCTGCCCCACCTCGAACACGCAGACCGGAGCGGCGCGGTCGCTGGCCGAGCATCCGATCACGCTGCTCGAGCGCCTGGGCTTCGCCGTGACGGTGAACACCGACAACCGCCTCCAGTCCGACACGTCGATGACGCACGAGCTGACCGGGCTCGTCGACGAGGCGGGCTGGTCGATCGCGGACGTCCGCGACGTGACCCTGAACGCGGCTCGGAGCAGCTTCCTCCACCACGACGAGCGGCAGGCCCTCGTCGCCCGGATCGAGGGCGCGGGTCGGTCGCCAGGACGGCACAGCGCATGA
- the deoC gene encoding deoxyribose-phosphate aldolase, whose translation MSSTASLDRTELARLVDHTLLKPEATAADVAALIAEAVALGTYSICVSPSVLPVEVPEGSGLLVATVCGFPSGKHHSAIKAAEASRAVRDGADEVDMVIDLGAATSGDFAKVQADIAAVREAVPHPTVLKVIIESAALTDDEIVGTCRAAEAAGADFVKTSTGFHPAGGASVHAVSLMAATVGGRLGVKASGGIRTAHAALEMVAAGATRLGLSGTAAVLDGLEGETAAASGSDSGY comes from the coding sequence GTGAGCAGCACCGCCAGCCTCGACCGGACCGAGCTCGCACGGCTCGTCGACCACACGCTCCTCAAGCCCGAGGCGACCGCTGCGGACGTCGCGGCGCTGATCGCCGAGGCGGTCGCGCTGGGGACGTACTCCATCTGCGTCTCGCCGTCGGTCCTCCCGGTCGAGGTGCCGGAGGGCTCCGGGCTCCTGGTCGCCACCGTGTGCGGCTTCCCGTCCGGGAAGCACCACAGCGCGATCAAGGCGGCCGAGGCGTCGCGCGCGGTACGCGACGGCGCCGACGAGGTCGACATGGTGATCGACCTCGGTGCCGCCACGTCGGGGGACTTCGCGAAGGTGCAGGCCGACATCGCGGCCGTGCGTGAGGCCGTCCCGCACCCCACCGTGCTCAAGGTGATCATCGAGTCCGCAGCACTGACCGATGACGAGATCGTCGGGACCTGCCGCGCGGCCGAGGCGGCCGGGGCGGACTTCGTCAAGACGTCGACCGGGTTCCACCCGGCGGGCGGCGCGAGCGTCCACGCGGTGAGCCTGATGGCGGCGACGGTCGGTGGGCGGCTGGGTGTCAAGGCATCGGGCGGCATCAGGACGGCGCACGCGGCGCTCGAGATGGTGGCCGCCGGAGCGACCCGCCTCGGGCTCTCCGGTACCGCGGCCGTGCTCGACGGCCTCGAGGGCGAGACCGCGGCGGCGTCCGGGTCGGACAGCGGGTACTGA
- a CDS encoding purine-nucleoside phosphorylase yields MTSPDLDLASTDPFDVAREAAAYLADATGVPRHDIALVLGSGWGGAADLLGETVAEVVSSDVPGFAAPAVEGHVGTIRSIRIEDHRSGEVTHALVLGSRTHLYEGKGVRRVVHGVRTAAAAGARAVVLTNGCGGLNPAWGPGTPVLISDHLNLTATSPLEGATFVDLTDLYATRLRAIAREVDPGLAEGVYVQFRGPHYETPAEVRMAGVLGGDLVGMSTTLEAIAARHAGLEVLGISLVTNLAAGISATPLSHAEVIEAGAAAGPRISALLADIVRRI; encoded by the coding sequence ATGACCTCCCCCGACCTCGACCTCGCGTCGACCGACCCGTTCGACGTGGCACGCGAGGCCGCGGCGTATCTCGCGGACGCCACAGGCGTCCCGCGGCACGACATCGCCCTCGTGCTCGGCTCCGGCTGGGGCGGCGCGGCCGACCTGCTCGGCGAGACCGTCGCGGAGGTCGTCAGCTCCGACGTGCCCGGGTTCGCCGCGCCGGCCGTCGAGGGGCACGTCGGCACGATCCGGTCGATCCGCATCGAGGACCACCGCTCCGGTGAGGTGACGCACGCGCTCGTGCTCGGCTCCCGCACCCACCTGTACGAGGGCAAGGGCGTCCGGCGCGTCGTCCACGGCGTGCGGACCGCCGCAGCCGCCGGCGCACGCGCCGTCGTCCTCACGAACGGCTGCGGCGGTCTGAACCCGGCGTGGGGTCCGGGGACGCCCGTCCTCATCAGCGACCACCTCAACCTCACGGCGACCTCACCCCTCGAGGGCGCGACGTTCGTGGACCTCACCGACCTGTACGCGACGCGGCTGCGTGCGATCGCCCGCGAGGTCGACCCGGGGCTCGCCGAGGGCGTGTACGTCCAGTTCAGGGGCCCGCACTACGAGACGCCCGCCGAGGTCCGCATGGCCGGGGTCCTCGGCGGCGACCTCGTGGGCATGTCGACCACCCTCGAGGCGATCGCCGCCCGGCACGCAGGTCTCGAGGTGCTCGGGATCTCGCTCGTGACGAACCTGGCCGCCGGCATCAGCGCGACACCGCTGTCGCACGCCGAGGTCATCGAGGCCGGCGCCGCCGCCGGTCCCCGCATCAGCGCGCTTCTCGCCGACATCGTCCGGAGGATCTGA
- a CDS encoding cytidine deaminase, which yields MSKDGATVTDTPTIDWDTLRTAATEVMAHAYVPYSKFPVGAAALVDDGRVIVGCNVENASYGLTLCAECALVSALHVSGGGRLVAFTCVDGQGNALMPCGRCRQLLWEHGGADLLVDSVSGIKPMTEVLPDAFGPDDLRDRA from the coding sequence GTGAGCAAGGACGGAGCCACGGTGACCGACACCCCGACGATCGACTGGGACACCCTGCGGACTGCCGCGACGGAGGTGATGGCGCACGCGTACGTGCCGTACTCGAAGTTCCCCGTCGGTGCGGCAGCACTGGTCGACGACGGGCGGGTGATCGTCGGCTGCAATGTCGAGAACGCGTCCTACGGGCTGACGCTGTGCGCCGAGTGCGCCCTCGTGTCGGCGCTGCACGTCTCCGGCGGCGGTCGACTGGTCGCCTTCACGTGCGTCGACGGCCAGGGGAACGCGCTCATGCCGTGCGGACGCTGCCGCCAGCTGCTGTGGGAGCACGGTGGCGCCGACCTGCTCGTCGACTCGGTGAGCGGGATCAAGCCGATGACCGAGGTGCTGCCGGACGCCTTCGGTCCGGACGACCTACGCGACCGGGCATGA
- a CDS encoding thymidine phosphorylase, whose translation MSHEAFDAVDVIVTKRDGRRLSDEQIDWVIDAYTRGVVAEEQMSALNMAILLNGMDRSEIARWTAAMIASGERMDFSGLSRPTADKHSTGGVGDKITLPLAPLVAVFGVAVPQLSGRGLGHTGGTLDKLESIPGWRAALSNDEMLAQLENVGAVICQAGSGLAPADRKLYALRDVTGTVEAIPLIASSIMSKKIAEGTGSLVLDVKVGSGAFMKDEDRARELARTMVELGTDAGVRTVALLTDMSTPLGLTAGNALEVRESVEVLAGGGPPDVVELTIALAQEMLAAAGRPDADPAAALSDGRAMDVWRAMIAAQGGDPDATLPVARETEQVLAPADGVLVGLDAYAVGIAAWRLGAGRARKEDPVQAGAGVEMHVKPGALVRAGDVVMTLHTDTPERFDRAREAAVSAITIAPEGSRPASTPLVIDRIAAG comes from the coding sequence ATGAGCCACGAGGCATTCGACGCGGTCGACGTCATCGTCACCAAGCGTGACGGACGGCGCCTGAGCGACGAGCAGATCGACTGGGTGATCGACGCGTACACCCGCGGCGTCGTCGCCGAGGAGCAGATGTCCGCCCTCAACATGGCGATCCTGCTGAACGGGATGGACCGGTCCGAGATCGCGCGGTGGACCGCGGCGATGATCGCCTCGGGCGAGCGGATGGACTTCTCGGGCCTGTCGCGCCCGACCGCGGACAAGCACTCGACCGGTGGTGTGGGGGACAAGATCACCCTGCCTCTCGCCCCGCTCGTCGCCGTCTTCGGCGTGGCCGTCCCCCAGCTCTCCGGACGTGGCCTCGGCCACACCGGCGGCACGCTGGACAAGCTCGAGTCGATCCCGGGCTGGCGTGCGGCGCTCAGCAACGACGAGATGCTCGCGCAGCTCGAGAACGTCGGCGCGGTGATCTGCCAGGCCGGGTCCGGTCTCGCACCGGCCGACCGGAAGCTCTACGCGCTGCGCGACGTGACCGGCACCGTGGAGGCCATCCCGCTGATCGCCAGCTCGATCATGAGCAAGAAGATCGCCGAGGGTACCGGGTCGCTCGTCCTCGACGTCAAGGTCGGCTCGGGTGCGTTCATGAAGGACGAGGACCGCGCACGGGAGCTCGCGCGGACGATGGTCGAGCTCGGCACCGACGCCGGGGTGCGCACCGTCGCCCTCCTCACCGACATGTCCACGCCGCTCGGCCTGACGGCGGGCAACGCGCTCGAGGTCCGTGAGTCGGTCGAGGTGCTCGCCGGCGGGGGTCCGCCCGACGTCGTCGAGCTGACGATCGCTCTCGCCCAGGAGATGCTCGCCGCAGCCGGGCGCCCGGATGCGGACCCCGCGGCCGCGCTGTCCGACGGCCGCGCGATGGACGTGTGGCGCGCGATGATCGCCGCCCAGGGTGGGGACCCGGACGCGACCCTGCCGGTGGCCCGCGAGACCGAGCAGGTCCTCGCCCCGGCCGATGGCGTGCTCGTCGGGCTGGACGCGTATGCGGTCGGCATCGCCGCCTGGCGTCTCGGTGCAGGCCGTGCCCGCAAGGAGGACCCGGTCCAGGCCGGGGCCGGCGTCGAGATGCACGTCAAGCCCGGCGCCCTCGTACGCGCGGGCGACGTGGTCATGACGTTGCACACGGACACGCCGGAGCGGTTCGACCGGGCACGCGAGGCTGCGGTGTCGGCGATCACGATCGCCCCGGAGGGCTCCCGCCCGGCGTCGACACCGCTGGTGATCGACCGGATCGCTGCCGGATGA
- a CDS encoding phospho-sugar mutase produces MTATATTSWPELADAVRAWVVDDPDPSTADELAALLDVAVQDFPTGESTGAAEQRARIAEARAELADRFSGLLEFGTAGLRGIMGGGPHRMNRAVVIRAAAGLAAYLNTALAQADRRPRIVIGYDARHHSARFAEDTAAVMVAVGIEALLLPSPLPTPVLAYAVRHLDADAGVMVTASHNPARDNGYKVYLGGRVVTDAGQGAQIVPPYDAEIAAQIARVPSVAAVPRATAGWTVLGNDLVEQYVAAVVALADDGPRNLRIILTPLHGVGGRVASTVLRRAGFTDVMLVPEQADPDPDFPTVQFPNPEEPGAIDLATALAYATNADLVLASDPDADRCAVAVRDPRARSYHGSDGARAEGWRMLHGDEVGALLGELVGAQLSSTVPDAGSDATSRPFLASSIVSSRLLARIAADHGLRHAATLTGFKWISRVEGMAFGYEEALGYCVAPALVRDKDGISAALLIAQLAARLKADGRTLLDVLDDLARRHDLHLTDQLSARFADLDQIPATVDRIRQSPPATLGGSPVTTLVDLSTGADGLPPTEGLRFVMADDTRVVIRPSGTEPKVKCYLEVIEPLARDASDEAVGVARGAARRRLDDLKAELAALLGI; encoded by the coding sequence ATGACCGCCACCGCCACGACCTCCTGGCCGGAGCTGGCCGACGCCGTGCGTGCGTGGGTCGTCGACGACCCCGACCCGTCGACCGCCGACGAGCTCGCTGCGCTCCTCGACGTCGCCGTGCAGGACTTCCCGACCGGCGAATCCACCGGTGCGGCCGAGCAGCGCGCGCGGATCGCCGAGGCCCGCGCCGAGCTCGCCGACCGGTTCAGCGGTCTCCTGGAGTTCGGCACCGCCGGCCTGCGCGGGATCATGGGCGGCGGCCCCCACCGGATGAACCGTGCCGTGGTGATCCGCGCTGCCGCAGGCCTCGCCGCGTACCTGAACACCGCGCTCGCCCAGGCCGATCGCCGGCCCCGCATCGTCATCGGCTACGACGCGCGCCACCACTCGGCGCGCTTCGCCGAGGACACCGCCGCGGTCATGGTGGCCGTCGGCATCGAGGCACTCCTGCTCCCGTCACCGCTGCCGACACCCGTCCTCGCCTACGCGGTCCGGCACCTCGACGCCGATGCCGGCGTGATGGTCACCGCGAGCCACAACCCGGCCCGGGACAACGGCTACAAGGTCTACCTGGGTGGCCGCGTCGTCACCGACGCCGGCCAGGGGGCACAGATCGTCCCGCCGTACGACGCCGAGATCGCCGCCCAGATCGCCCGCGTGCCGTCGGTCGCCGCGGTCCCGCGCGCGACCGCGGGCTGGACCGTGCTCGGCAACGACCTCGTCGAGCAGTACGTCGCGGCCGTGGTCGCACTCGCGGACGACGGCCCGCGGAACCTCCGGATCATCCTGACCCCGCTGCACGGCGTCGGCGGGCGGGTGGCCTCCACGGTGCTGCGACGTGCCGGGTTCACCGACGTCATGCTCGTGCCCGAGCAGGCCGACCCGGACCCGGACTTCCCCACGGTGCAGTTCCCGAACCCCGAGGAGCCCGGGGCGATCGACCTCGCGACGGCGCTCGCGTACGCGACCAACGCCGACCTCGTGCTCGCCAGCGACCCTGATGCCGACCGGTGCGCCGTCGCCGTCCGCGACCCCCGCGCGCGCTCGTACCACGGCTCGGACGGCGCGCGTGCCGAGGGGTGGCGCATGCTGCACGGCGACGAGGTCGGTGCGCTGCTGGGCGAGCTGGTCGGCGCGCAGCTCTCCTCCACGGTCCCGGACGCCGGGTCCGACGCGACGTCACGGCCGTTCCTCGCGAGCTCGATCGTGTCCTCCCGTCTGCTGGCCCGGATCGCTGCGGATCACGGTCTCCGGCACGCCGCGACGTTGACCGGCTTCAAGTGGATCTCCCGGGTCGAGGGCATGGCCTTCGGCTACGAGGAGGCGCTCGGCTACTGCGTCGCACCGGCACTCGTTCGAGACAAGGACGGGATCAGCGCCGCCCTGCTGATCGCCCAGCTGGCCGCACGCCTCAAGGCCGACGGCCGCACGCTCCTCGACGTGCTCGACGACCTGGCCCGTCGGCACGACCTCCACCTTACCGACCAGCTCTCCGCCCGGTTCGCCGACCTCGACCAGATCCCCGCGACCGTCGATCGGATCCGTCAGTCGCCACCGGCGACGCTCGGAGGATCACCGGTGACGACTCTCGTCGACCTGTCGACCGGTGCCGACGGGCTCCCGCCCACCGAGGGGCTGCGCTTCGTGATGGCGGACGACACCCGCGTCGTGATCCGGCCGAGCGGCACCGAACCGAAGGTGAAGTGCTACCTCGAGGTGATCGAGCCGCTCGCCCGCGACGCGTCGGACGAGGCGGTCGGCGTGGCCCGCGGTGCGGCCCGCCGTCGACTGGACGACCTCAAGGCGGAGCTGGCGGCGCTGCTCGGGATCTAG
- a CDS encoding ABC transporter ATP-binding protein: protein MKLELRGITKRFGSLVANDHIDLVVEPGEIHALLGENGAGKSTLMNVLYGLYDPDEGQVLIDDAPVTFAGPGDAMAAGIGMVHQHFMLVPVFTVAENVVLGHEPVRGARMIDLPRARRLVREISDRFGFDVDPDALIENLPVGAQQRVEIIKALSRDANVLILDEPTAVLTPQETDELIGIMRQLKEAGTSIVFITHKLREVRAVADVITVIRRGKVVGSAPPSAPETELASLMVGRSVDLGVTKTPAEPGDAALRVAGLSVIDHAGVLQLDDVTFEIARGEILAVAGVQGNGQTELAGAILGLQKPVAGSILLDGTELVGTDVRETLHAGVGYIPEDRSDDGIIAPFSVAENLILDLHDQPPFAHGISLDPAKVAASAERTVEEFDVRLTSIQDPISTLSGGNQQKVVLARELSRPLRLLIASQPTRGLDVGSIEFVHKRIIAERDKGTPVLLISTELDEVLAVADRILVLYRGRIVGIVPQKTDRDVLGLMLAGVPLEEARVQAAEHHTALGAADIHATEEELS from the coding sequence GTGAAGCTCGAACTGCGGGGTATCACCAAACGCTTCGGCAGCCTGGTGGCGAACGACCACATCGACCTGGTGGTCGAGCCGGGCGAGATCCATGCACTCCTCGGGGAGAACGGTGCCGGGAAGAGCACGTTGATGAACGTGCTCTACGGCCTGTACGACCCCGACGAGGGCCAGGTGCTCATCGACGACGCACCGGTGACGTTCGCCGGTCCGGGTGACGCCATGGCGGCCGGCATCGGCATGGTGCACCAGCACTTCATGCTCGTGCCCGTGTTCACGGTCGCCGAGAACGTCGTGCTCGGGCACGAGCCGGTCCGTGGCGCACGGATGATCGACCTGCCGCGCGCGCGTCGGCTCGTCCGCGAGATCTCCGACCGTTTCGGGTTCGACGTCGACCCCGACGCGCTGATCGAGAACCTCCCGGTCGGTGCCCAGCAGCGCGTCGAGATCATCAAGGCGCTGTCGCGTGACGCGAACGTCCTGATCCTCGACGAGCCGACGGCTGTCCTCACCCCGCAGGAGACCGACGAGCTGATCGGCATCATGCGCCAGCTCAAGGAGGCGGGGACGTCGATCGTCTTCATCACCCACAAGCTGCGCGAGGTCCGGGCCGTCGCCGACGTCATCACCGTGATCCGGCGCGGGAAGGTCGTCGGCAGCGCGCCGCCGTCCGCACCGGAGACCGAGCTCGCATCGCTCATGGTCGGGCGGTCCGTCGACCTCGGCGTCACCAAGACGCCCGCGGAGCCCGGCGACGCCGCCCTGCGGGTGGCGGGACTGTCCGTGATCGACCATGCCGGTGTCCTGCAGCTCGACGACGTGACGTTCGAGATCGCCCGTGGCGAGATCCTCGCGGTCGCCGGGGTCCAGGGCAACGGCCAGACGGAGCTCGCGGGGGCCATCCTGGGTCTCCAGAAGCCCGTCGCCGGCTCGATCCTGCTCGACGGCACCGAGCTGGTCGGCACGGACGTGCGGGAGACCCTGCACGCAGGTGTCGGCTACATCCCCGAGGACCGATCCGACGACGGCATCATCGCGCCGTTCTCCGTCGCCGAGAACCTCATCCTCGACCTGCACGACCAGCCGCCGTTCGCCCACGGCATCTCGCTCGACCCGGCGAAGGTCGCGGCGAGCGCGGAGCGCACGGTCGAGGAGTTCGACGTCCGGCTGACCTCGATCCAGGACCCGATCAGCACGCTCTCGGGTGGCAACCAGCAGAAGGTCGTTCTCGCGCGTGAGCTGTCACGCCCGTTGCGGCTGCTCATCGCGTCCCAACCGACCCGGGGGCTCGACGTCGGGTCGATCGAGTTCGTCCACAAGCGCATCATCGCGGAGCGGGACAAGGGCACCCCGGTGCTGCTGATCTCGACCGAGCTCGACGAGGTCCTCGCCGTCGCGGACCGGATCCTCGTGCTGTACCGAGGTCGGATCGTCGGCATCGTGCCGCAGAAGACCGACCGCGACGTGCTGGGCCTCATGCTCGCAGGCGTCCCGCTCGAGGAGGCCCGTGTCCAGGCGGCCGAGCACCACACGGCCCTCGGCGCTGCCGACATCCACGCCACCGAGGAGGAGCTCTCGTGA